The sequence TATTGGGACTTTGAACCCTAGACCTCACGCAACTTTCATCTGAACTTTTCAGGAGTTGTCCTATGTCATCCAACACTGAAGTACGCCCGCCACTGCCGCCGTTCACCCGCGAGTCGGCCATTGAAAAGATCCGCCTGGCCGAAGACGGTTGGAACTCCCGAGACCCGCAACGGGTATCGCTGGCCTACACCCTGGATACGAAATGGCGCAACCGCGCCGAGTTTGCCAACAACCGCGAAGAGGCCAAGGGGTTTCTGACGCGCAAGTGGGCCAAGGAGCTCGATTATCGGCTGATCAAGGAGCTGTGGGCCTTTACCGGCAACCGGATCGCCGTGCGTTATGCCTACGAATGGCACGACGACTCCGGCAACTGGTTTCGCTCCTATGGCAATGAAAACTGGGAATTCGACGAGAATGGCCTGATGTCCAATCGTCACGCCTGCATCAATGATATGCCCATCAAGGAAACCGAGCGCAAGTTCCACTGGCCGCTGGGACGGCGCCCGGACGAGCATCCTGGGCTATCTGAGCTGGGGCTGTAGCCGCTGCCGAGGCACGAGGCTGCGATGCGTGTCCGCAGGACCGCCCTCAGCGGGGGCTGTTCCGCCGCCCATCACAGCCTCGTACCCGTCAATCCTGATTCAAGCCCACCCGATACAGCACCCCATTGTCCTCATCCGTCAGCACATACAGAAAACCATCCGGCCCTTGTCTTACATCACGGATCCGCGCCTTCAAACCACCCAACAGGCGCTCTTCGTGAATCACCTTGTCCCCGTCGAACTGCAAGCGGATCAGCTCCTGACTGACCAACGCGCCGATAAACAGGTTGTGCTGCCAGGCTTTGAAGCGATCAGCGTCGTAGAACGCCATACCACTGACACCCGGTGACTTTTCCCAGACATGGTGAGGCGGCACAGTCCCTTCGGCAGTCTTGCCCTTGGCCTCGGGAATCGGCGTCAGAGAGTAGTTGATGCCATGGGTCGCCAGCGGCCAGCCGTAGTTTTTCCCACGCTCAATGATGTTGACCTCATCACCGCCCCGTGGGCCGTGTTCGTTCTCCCACAGGGTGCCGCTCCAGGGGTTCAGCGCCGCGCCTTGAGGGTTGCGCTGGCCATAGGACCAGATCTCTGGCCTGGCCCCTTCCTGGCCGACAAAGGGGTTGTCTTCCGGCACACGGCCGTCAGGGAAGATTCGGACGACCTTGCCTTGCAGTTTGTCCAGGTCCTGGGCGGTCGGACGGTCATTGTTTTCCCCCAGAGTCACAAACAGGTAGCCATCACGGTCAAACACCAGTCGTGAACCAAAGTGATTGCCAGTGGATAGCTTGGGCTCCTGGCGCAGGATCACCTGAAAGTCCTTCAAGCCACTCAAATCATCGCTCAAGCGCCCTCGCCCCACCGCTGTCCCGGCGGTGCCACCCTCGCCGCCGCCTTCGGCGTAAGACAGGTACACCAGCCGGTCCTGTTTGAAGTCAGGTGACAGCACCACATCCAGCAAACCACCCTGCCCTTTGGCCCAGACCTTCGGCACTCCGCTCAAGGGCGCGGAGAGCTTGCCATCAGGGCTGACAAATCGCAGGTTGCCAGGAAGTTCGGTCACCAGAAAGCCTTGCTTGCCCGGCAGAAAAGCCACTGCCCAAGGATGATCCAGGCCTTTGACAATCGCAGTGGCGGTGACGCTGCCCTGTTCGCTGGGGAACTGTTGAATATCGGCAGCAGAAACGGGAAGCGCCAGGGGCAGCAATGCGCTGGCGCAGAAAGTCGCTAAAAGGGTTTTGCGTAGAAACATACCGTGGATTTCCTTGTTCTCTTTACACACTCAATCGCTGCAGCCCTCAGGGCTGGCGATTGCCATTGGCATCGCGGGTGGGCGCTTGCGGCTGAGCTGCAGGTGGCGTGGGTGACGCATCGCGCTGCGGATAACGGTTGCCGATCCCGCCATTTTCGAGGGTCGGCTGGCGAGGCACCGGGGCGATGTTGGTGCCACGAACGGTCGGGGTGTTGGGCTGCGTACCCTGCATGCTATTGGGGTTGGCCCGGTGAATAGGGCTGTTATACGGATTGTTGTTGCCAGGCAGGTTTTGTGCCTGAGCCAACGAGGTGAGTGCAAGGCCCAGCGCCAGCACTGCGAGATTGCGCATAGGGATGTTCATGACAAAGCCTCTCTGTGGCGAGTAGTACCTGCTTTGGATAACACGCTACGCCTTGGGTTCGGCTTTGGTAACTAAATAGTTCCTCATCAGGTGTAACACGATCTGTCTGAACATCTGTTGATGTGGGGGCCCGTGCCAGCCAGCCGACAGTGGAAACTTTTGCCGAATCCAGCGGGTCACCTGAAGACCTGACCCTTATAAGGAAACGACGTCATGCCACGGGCCATCTGGAAAGGCGCAATCAGTTTCGGCTTGGTTCATATCCCCGTGTCGCTGGTCTCGGCAACGTCCTCGCAGGGCGTCGACTTCGACTGGCTGGACAAACGCAGCATGGACCCGGTGGGCTATAAGCGCATCAACAAGGCCACCGGCAAGGAGGTCACCAAGGACAATATCGTCAAGGGCGTGGCCTATGAGAAAGGCCGTTATGTGGTACTCAGCGAAGACGAAATACGCTCGGCCCATCCTAAGTCGACCCAGACCATCGACATCATCGCCTTCGTCGCCAGCGACCAAATCCCCTTGCAGAACATTGATACGCCCTACTTCCTCGCGCCGGATAAACGCGGGGGAAAGGTCTATGCGTTATTACGGGAAACCCTGAAGAAAACCCAAAAAGTCGCCCTGGCCAATGTGGTGCTGCATACCAAGCAACACCTGGCTGCATTGATGCCACTGTACGCGGCCTTGGTGCTGGTGATGCTGCGTTGGCCCACCGAAGTGCGCAGCCTGGATGAGCTGGAACTGGGCGGCGATGTGACTAAGGCGACCCTGGCCAAAGGCGAGTTGGACATGGCCAAGCGTCTGGTGGAAGACATGAGCTCCTATTGGCAGCCAGAGGAGTACCGCGACAGTTTCCAGGACAAGATCATGGCGCTGGTGGCCAAGAAGGCCAAGGCCGGCAAGATTGAAGACGTGGAGTCGAGCGAGGGCGTTGAGGAACGTAAGTCAGCGGATGTCATCGACCTGACGGAGTTGCTCAAGCGCAGTCTGGCCGGCAAGCCCGCACGCAAAAAACCAATCCAAAAAAAGACCACCAAGGCCTCTTGAGCCCGCCATACGAGGTAGATCGCCATGGCTAAGCCGCTGAGTGAATACAACCGTAAGCGCGACTTCGAAATCACCGCCGAACCTTCTGGCGCCCGATCCCGTGGTAAGAACCGAGCCTCGGCCTTGAAGTTCGTGATTCAGAAGCACGACGCACGCAACCTGCACTACGACTTTCGCCTGGAGCTCGATGGCGTGCTGAAAAGTTGGGCGGTGCCCAAGGGACCGAGCCTGGACCCGAGCCAGAAACGCCTGGCGGTCCACGTTGAGGACCACCCCTTGAGCTATGGCAACTTTGAAGGAAGTATTCCAGCCGGGCAGTACGGGGCCGGTGACGTGATCGTCTGGGACCGAGGTGTCTGGCAGCCACACGACGACCCTCATAAAGCCTACGTGACCGGCAAGCTGAAATTCACCCTGATCGGCGAAAAACTGGCGGGCGATTGGGCCTTGGTGCGCACCCGCCTCAAAGGCAGCGGCGACAAGGAACAATGGCTGTTGATCAAGGAAAACGATCAGCAGGCCCGCCCGGTGGCTGACTACGATATCGTCCAGGCTGAACCGAAAAGCGTGCTGAGCGGCGAGACGGTCGGCCACATCAAAACACCTGCGCCCCCTAGAAAAGCCAAGCGCAAATCCCCAACTGCCCTACCCGATCAATTCACACCACAATTAGCAACCCTGGTAGACCGGGCACCTGCGGGCGATTGGGTGTACGAAATCAAATTCGATGGTTACCGCATCCTGGCGCGCATCCATAACGGCGAGGTACGCCTGTTCACCCGCAACGGTCATGACTGGACCGATCGCTTGCCACGCCAGACCAAGGCCCTGCAAGCACTGAAGCTAAAGGACAGCTGGCTTGACGGCGAGGTAGTCAGCCTTAACGCCGAGGGCCTGCCGGACTTCCAGGCGCTGCAAAATGCCTTTGATATCGGACGCAGCCTGGACATTGTCTATTACCTGTTTGACGCACCATTTCTCGAAGGTCGCGACCTGCGTGAGGACCCCGTCGAGAAACGGCGCGCCGCGCTCAAAGAGGTGCTCGCGCGCAGCAACAACAAATTGCTGCGCTTCTCCGAGGCCTTTGCCGCCAACCAACGCGACATTTTCGAAAGCGCCTGCGACCTGGCGCTGGAAGGTGTGATCGGCAAGCGGGCCGGCAGTCCGTATGTGTCCAGGCGCAGTGCCGACTGGATCAAGCTCAAGTGCCGTCTGCGCCAGGAGTTCGTGATTATTGGCTACACCCGCCCCCAAGGCTCGCGCAGTGGTTTTGGCGCACTGTTGTTGGCGGTAAATGATGATTCAGGCCTGGTGTATGCCGGCCGGGTAGGCACCGGCTTTGATCAGGCGTCGCTGAAAAAAATCTTCGAGCAGTTGAAACCCTTGGAACGCAACACGTCGCCGCTGGACAGCCCCCTGCCCCCCGCACAAGCCCGTGGTGTGCATTGGGTCGAGCCACAGCGGGTTGCAGAGGTGCAATTCGCCGAATGGACCCGTGAAGGTGTGGTGCGCCAAGCCACGTTTGTCGGCCTGCGCACTGACAAGCCGGTGGCGCAGATCATTCATGAGCAACCGCGTGCGGCGAAGTCACTCAACAAAACAGCCAAAACCAGCGCCACACAGGCCGGCGTCACGATCACCCACCCCGATCGGGTTATCGACCCACAAAGCGGCCTACAAAAACTGCAACTGGCGCAGTTCTATGAGGGCATCAGCGAATGGATCCTGCCACACCTGCGCCAGCGCCCCGTGTCATTACTCAGGGCCCCGGAAGGCATCGCCGGCGAGCAGTTTTTCCAAAAGCATTCCGAGCGCCTGGCCATACCCAATATCAAGCAACTGGACCAGGCCCTGGATCCGGGTCATGCCCGGCTGATGGAAATTGACCGCACGGCAGCATTGATCGGTGCCGTACAAATGGGCACGATCGAATTTCACACCTGGGGCGCCACCACGGACAAGATCGGAACGCCTGACTTGTTTGTGCTGGACCTGGACC is a genomic window of Pseudomonas sp. ADAK18 containing:
- a CDS encoding PQQ-dependent sugar dehydrogenase, with translation MFLRKTLLATFCASALLPLALPVSAADIQQFPSEQGSVTATAIVKGLDHPWAVAFLPGKQGFLVTELPGNLRFVSPDGKLSAPLSGVPKVWAKGQGGLLDVVLSPDFKQDRLVYLSYAEGGGEGGTAGTAVGRGRLSDDLSGLKDFQVILRQEPKLSTGNHFGSRLVFDRDGYLFVTLGENNDRPTAQDLDKLQGKVVRIFPDGRVPEDNPFVGQEGARPEIWSYGQRNPQGAALNPWSGTLWENEHGPRGGDEVNIIERGKNYGWPLATHGINYSLTPIPEAKGKTAEGTVPPHHVWEKSPGVSGMAFYDADRFKAWQHNLFIGALVSQELIRLQFDGDKVIHEERLLGGLKARIRDVRQGPDGFLYVLTDEDNGVLYRVGLNQD
- the ligD gene encoding DNA ligase D — encoded protein: MAKPLSEYNRKRDFEITAEPSGARSRGKNRASALKFVIQKHDARNLHYDFRLELDGVLKSWAVPKGPSLDPSQKRLAVHVEDHPLSYGNFEGSIPAGQYGAGDVIVWDRGVWQPHDDPHKAYVTGKLKFTLIGEKLAGDWALVRTRLKGSGDKEQWLLIKENDQQARPVADYDIVQAEPKSVLSGETVGHIKTPAPPRKAKRKSPTALPDQFTPQLATLVDRAPAGDWVYEIKFDGYRILARIHNGEVRLFTRNGHDWTDRLPRQTKALQALKLKDSWLDGEVVSLNAEGLPDFQALQNAFDIGRSLDIVYYLFDAPFLEGRDLREDPVEKRRAALKEVLARSNNKLLRFSEAFAANQRDIFESACDLALEGVIGKRAGSPYVSRRSADWIKLKCRLRQEFVIIGYTRPQGSRSGFGALLLAVNDDSGLVYAGRVGTGFDQASLKKIFEQLKPLERNTSPLDSPLPPAQARGVHWVEPQRVAEVQFAEWTREGVVRQATFVGLRTDKPVAQIIHEQPRAAKSLNKTAKTSATQAGVTITHPDRVIDPQSGLQKLQLAQFYEGISEWILPHLRQRPVSLLRAPEGIAGEQFFQKHSERLAIPNIKQLDQALDPGHARLMEIDRTAALIGAVQMGTIEFHTWGATTDKIGTPDLFVLDLDPDPALPWKTMLEAAQLTLSVLDELGLEAFVKTSGGKGLHLIVPLARKADWDTVKAFAKAIAQFMTQQLPERFTATSGPKNRVGKIYLDYLRNARGASTVAAYSVRARPGLPVSVPVSRDELTRLRSAQQWTVDNLQERLRGLKKDPWAGYANRQKISKKMWEQLGAIPPG
- a CDS encoding Ku protein, encoding MPRAIWKGAISFGLVHIPVSLVSATSSQGVDFDWLDKRSMDPVGYKRINKATGKEVTKDNIVKGVAYEKGRYVVLSEDEIRSAHPKSTQTIDIIAFVASDQIPLQNIDTPYFLAPDKRGGKVYALLRETLKKTQKVALANVVLHTKQHLAALMPLYAALVLVMLRWPTEVRSLDELELGGDVTKATLAKGELDMAKRLVEDMSSYWQPEEYRDSFQDKIMALVAKKAKAGKIEDVESSEGVEERKSADVIDLTELLKRSLAGKPARKKPIQKKTTKAS
- a CDS encoding nuclear transport factor 2 family protein, coding for MSSNTEVRPPLPPFTRESAIEKIRLAEDGWNSRDPQRVSLAYTLDTKWRNRAEFANNREEAKGFLTRKWAKELDYRLIKELWAFTGNRIAVRYAYEWHDDSGNWFRSYGNENWEFDENGLMSNRHACINDMPIKETERKFHWPLGRRPDEHPGLSELGL